A single genomic interval of Synechococcales cyanobacterium CNB harbors:
- a CDS encoding rhodanese-like domain-containing protein, whose amino-acid sequence MCHPSSISNVTPIQATSPGDAARCSTTIRGLACRACSGWVCASVAQHVATIMAPSWSIRSLPGAHPGRRADHAVQPDYSPRMRTRNRPSGAWILAFGIGTVAGAFLSGCGTTTSDRHLERTRISTDEVRRLTQEAERQPRAIVLLDTRSEQEFRARHIAGARRIDLTKLPVRGGRDPDLESFRNLVVYGNNRGTATTKAVGKRLMELEYKNVRWFADGLDAWVAAGYPTATSD is encoded by the coding sequence ATGTGCCATCCTTCGTCGATCTCGAACGTGACGCCGATCCAGGCGACTTCGCCGGGAGACGCGGCGAGATGTTCGACCACGATCCGTGGCCTGGCGTGCAGGGCCTGCTCGGGCTGGGTGTGCGCGAGTGTCGCGCAACACGTCGCGACCATTATGGCGCCGAGCTGGAGCATCAGGTCTCTCCCGGGGGCTCACCCCGGTCGTCGGGCGGATCATGCCGTACAGCCCGACTATTCTCCCCGCATGAGGACTCGGAATCGACCGTCGGGGGCCTGGATTCTGGCGTTCGGGATCGGCACGGTGGCCGGAGCCTTCCTTTCCGGCTGCGGCACGACCACGAGCGACCGGCACCTGGAGCGAACGAGGATTTCGACGGACGAGGTTCGCCGTCTGACACAGGAAGCAGAGCGGCAGCCGAGAGCGATCGTGCTGCTGGACACCCGCTCCGAGCAGGAGTTCCGAGCGAGGCACATCGCGGGCGCGCGCCGGATCGACCTGACAAAGCTCCCCGTGCGCGGCGGGCGAGACCCCGATCTGGAGTCGTTCCGCAACCTGGTGGTGTACGGGAACAACCGCGGTACCGCGACGACGAAGGCTGTCGGCAAGCGGCTCATGGAACTCGAGTACAAGAACGTTCGCTGGTTCGCGGACGGGCTTGATGCGTGGGTCGCCGCGGGTTACCCGACGGCAACGAGTGACTGA
- a CDS encoding amino acid racemase: MAASRGRLGRDTPPVPRHIGIAAVSPEGAALFYRSLSRRLAAIPPDQLAPRDHPRISIHNEPLGAYIDALQVGDWMRIGGLLRRSAEKLAGCGAEFCLTPDNAVQHAIQLAEVGSPIPWLTITDLVAESVVSARLRTVGLIGTRLVMAGSTYQTVLGLRGIHVLTPDERDAEAINAIIFNELIYGRQVPESQRKVMDIIATLGARGCEGVILGCSEAPLLVTAEQSPLPVFDAVAILAEGAARRAVAN, encoded by the coding sequence TTGGCAGCGAGCCGGGGCCGGCTCGGAAGGGACACGCCGCCAGTGCCACGTCACATCGGCATCGCCGCGGTCAGCCCCGAGGGTGCGGCCCTCTTCTACCGCAGCCTCTCCCGTCGGCTCGCCGCTATTCCGCCCGATCAACTCGCGCCACGCGACCACCCACGCATCTCGATCCACAACGAGCCGCTCGGCGCCTACATCGACGCCCTTCAGGTCGGCGACTGGATGCGGATCGGCGGCCTGCTGCGTCGGTCCGCCGAGAAACTGGCCGGGTGCGGCGCCGAGTTCTGCCTCACACCGGACAACGCCGTTCAGCACGCCATCCAGTTGGCCGAGGTCGGTTCCCCGATCCCCTGGCTGACCATCACCGACCTCGTGGCGGAATCGGTGGTCTCGGCCCGGCTCCGAACCGTGGGCCTCATCGGCACCCGGCTGGTCATGGCAGGCTCCACCTACCAGACCGTGCTGGGTCTCAGGGGCATCCATGTCCTCACGCCCGATGAGCGGGACGCGGAAGCCATCAACGCGATCATCTTCAACGAGTTGATCTATGGCCGGCAGGTGCCCGAATCGCAGCGAAAGGTCATGGACATCATCGCAACCCTCGGCGCGAGGGGTTGCGAGGGGGTGATCCTGGGCTGTTCCGAGGCCCCCTTGCTGGTGACCGCGGAGCAGTCGCCGCTGCCGGTCTTTGATGCGGTGGCGATCCTCGCGGAGGGGGCTGCCCGACGGGCAGTGGCGAACTGA
- a CDS encoding HlyC/CorC family transporter: MLLADLPLILMLPALVVASALCSGSETAVFGMSHAERVRLRQRSPGSAAALAWLLEKPRRPLITILLLNMVANGGYFVVSSVLALRSESVGVRVAVSAASLIAIVLIGEILAKLVAAAHRATWCVVAARPLVLVVRALGPVVGFIDGWLVAPLSRLALPGKRRAERGRLSAEELEALIDHSARRGVIDPGEQQLLADVLGLGERRVREVMVPRQDVRWVDADAAPDEVRAAVEETGHTTLPVARGSLDDGVIGMLDVKRYLLTCERAGSATVASHLRPALFVPENARLDRLLERFREAESSVAVCVDEYGGVSGLVSIEDVVEELVSHQPDAEGEPESEVRSLGSGRWLVPGRLGVREWAELLGVETALLGAHPRVATVAGLLIARLGRIPAVGDEVSIGNVRLRAESARDRVVDTVLVTLEGSAA; this comes from the coding sequence ATGCTCCTTGCCGACCTGCCGCTGATCCTGATGCTTCCGGCGCTCGTGGTCGCGTCCGCGCTCTGCTCGGGGAGCGAGACCGCGGTCTTCGGGATGTCGCACGCGGAGCGGGTCAGGCTCCGCCAGCGCAGCCCCGGCTCGGCGGCCGCGCTGGCGTGGCTGCTGGAGAAGCCGCGCCGGCCGCTCATCACCATCCTGCTGCTGAACATGGTGGCGAACGGCGGCTACTTCGTGGTCTCGTCGGTGCTCGCGCTGCGGAGCGAGTCGGTGGGCGTGCGGGTCGCCGTGAGCGCGGCGTCGCTGATAGCGATCGTGCTGATCGGAGAGATTCTCGCGAAACTCGTGGCGGCGGCGCACCGCGCGACGTGGTGCGTCGTCGCGGCACGCCCGCTCGTGCTCGTGGTGCGGGCGCTGGGGCCGGTTGTCGGTTTCATCGACGGGTGGCTGGTCGCGCCGCTGTCGCGGCTGGCGCTGCCCGGCAAGCGCAGAGCGGAACGGGGGCGGCTGTCCGCCGAGGAGCTCGAGGCGCTGATCGATCACAGCGCACGCCGAGGGGTGATCGACCCGGGGGAGCAGCAACTGCTCGCGGACGTGCTTGGACTCGGTGAACGCCGCGTGCGCGAGGTGATGGTGCCGCGGCAGGACGTGCGCTGGGTGGACGCCGACGCCGCGCCGGACGAGGTGCGCGCCGCCGTCGAAGAGACCGGGCACACGACGCTCCCTGTCGCGCGCGGCTCGCTCGACGACGGCGTGATCGGCATGCTCGACGTCAAGCGGTACCTGCTCACCTGCGAGCGAGCCGGGTCCGCGACGGTCGCTTCGCACCTGCGCCCCGCGCTCTTCGTGCCCGAGAACGCGAGACTCGACCGGCTGCTCGAACGCTTCCGCGAGGCCGAGAGCAGCGTGGCCGTGTGCGTGGACGAGTACGGCGGCGTGTCGGGTCTCGTCTCCATCGAGGATGTCGTCGAGGAACTCGTGAGCCATCAGCCCGACGCGGAAGGCGAGCCGGAGAGCGAGGTGCGCTCGCTCGGCAGCGGGCGGTGGCTGGTGCCCGGCCGGCTGGGCGTGCGTGAATGGGCGGAGCTGCTCGGCGTGGAGACGGCGCTGCTCGGCGCACACCCCAGGGTGGCGACGGTCGCGGGCCTGCTGATCGCGCGCCTGGGGCGCATCCCGGCCGTGGGGGACGAGGTCTCCATCGGCAACGTGCGGCTGCGCGCCGAATCGGCGCGCGACCGCGTGGTGGACACGGTGCTCGTCACGCTCGAAGGGAGCGCGGCGTGA
- a CDS encoding DUF21 domain-containing protein gives MTTQESLFWAALAATGVVGSALCSGLEMGLYSLSRVRLDLRAGASPPDRSARMLHRELERPDRMLTTLLLGNNAFNYLGILGVTALLGGAGYSEAAIIAFSVLVVTPALLVVAESTPKEVFRVGADRLTPAFAAPLAAMRWAFTVSGALPALLAIGRWAARLLGAPTGDTTGDARQRVAVLLMEGAGHGVLSESQSSLLDRALALRNARVGDEMVAWSAVRTVGADWPRGRVVAALSQVRHTRLPVVDGRGRVVGVLRQMDVLLRPRASVRELATPAFRLDPGASVQDALGAMRREGATLAIVERGGRPLGIVTVKDLVEPLIGDIREW, from the coding sequence GTGACGACGCAGGAGTCGCTCTTCTGGGCCGCGCTCGCCGCGACGGGTGTCGTCGGGTCCGCGCTCTGCTCCGGGCTGGAGATGGGGCTGTACTCGCTGAGCCGGGTGCGGCTGGACCTGCGGGCCGGCGCGTCGCCCCCGGACCGGTCCGCGAGGATGCTCCACCGGGAACTGGAGCGGCCCGATCGGATGCTGACGACGCTCCTGCTGGGCAACAACGCCTTCAACTACCTCGGCATCCTGGGCGTGACGGCGCTGCTGGGGGGAGCGGGCTACTCGGAGGCCGCGATCATCGCGTTCAGCGTGCTCGTGGTGACGCCCGCGCTGCTCGTCGTGGCGGAGAGCACGCCGAAGGAGGTGTTCCGCGTCGGCGCGGATCGGCTGACGCCCGCGTTCGCCGCGCCGCTGGCGGCGATGCGCTGGGCGTTCACGGTCTCGGGGGCGCTCCCCGCGCTGCTGGCGATCGGGCGATGGGCGGCGCGGCTGCTCGGCGCCCCGACCGGCGATACGACCGGCGACGCGCGGCAGCGCGTGGCCGTGCTGCTCATGGAGGGGGCGGGGCACGGCGTGCTCAGCGAGTCGCAGTCGTCGCTGCTGGACCGGGCGCTCGCGCTCCGCAACGCGCGTGTCGGCGACGAGATGGTGGCGTGGTCCGCCGTGAGAACGGTCGGCGCGGACTGGCCGCGCGGGCGGGTCGTCGCTGCGCTGTCGCAGGTTCGGCACACCCGGCTTCCCGTGGTGGACGGTCGCGGGCGTGTCGTCGGCGTGCTCCGGCAGATGGACGTCCTGCTCAGGCCGCGGGCGTCGGTGCGAGAACTGGCGACGCCGGCCTTCCGGCTCGACCCCGGCGCGTCGGTGCAGGACGCCCTGGGCGCGATGAGGCGCGAAGGGGCCACGCTCGCGATCGTCGAGCGTGGGGGGCGACCTCTGGGGATCGTGACGGTCAAGGATCTTGTCGAGCCGCTCATCGGGGACATCCGCGAGTGGTAG
- a CDS encoding DUF1015 domain-containing protein, whose amino-acid sequence MPNVHPFRAVQYAHGRGDVSALVSPPYDVLDAESKRALLARDARNVVAVDLPHTPAKELGPPSAYAAAADLYRSWLADGTLARRERPAMFVYRQTFAFDGRTHKRSGMACTVEALPFGPREGGGILPHEQTFSGPKEDRLALMKATAAQLSPIFGLHADDDGAATRLLASVASARAPDMTARTGDGVLHEVWTVEDDAAIRAYADALAGEDVFIADGHHRYNTALNYLRSLEERGEVPADHPARRVMIVLVGMSDPGLVIGPTHRVLGGMRDYSVERFIEEAAGLLDVRAVENDPAKIEAEMRKVASEGHENVFGLIDFATGLCSVAVPAVADPLEEQFPDKPRAWRTLDVAIVQHLIVEQICEPMLNGGKPVKWAFPHSVAEAMEIGRGVETGAGGGAGFAQLAVIVRPTPLDAVRDVSRANELMPQKSTFFYPKLATGLFINPLS is encoded by the coding sequence ATGCCGAACGTGCATCCATTCCGTGCGGTGCAGTACGCCCACGGCCGGGGCGACGTGAGCGCCCTCGTCTCGCCGCCCTACGACGTCCTCGACGCCGAGTCGAAGCGCGCCCTGCTCGCCCGCGACGCCCGCAACGTCGTCGCGGTCGATCTGCCCCACACGCCCGCCAAGGAGCTCGGCCCCCCCTCGGCGTACGCCGCGGCGGCGGACCTCTACCGCTCGTGGCTCGCCGACGGCACGCTGGCCCGGCGCGAGCGCCCGGCCATGTTCGTCTACCGGCAGACCTTCGCGTTCGACGGCAGGACCCACAAGCGCAGCGGCATGGCGTGCACGGTCGAGGCCCTCCCCTTCGGCCCGCGCGAAGGCGGCGGCATCCTCCCCCACGAGCAGACCTTCTCCGGCCCGAAGGAAGACCGCCTCGCGCTGATGAAGGCGACGGCGGCCCAACTCTCGCCGATCTTCGGCCTGCACGCGGACGACGACGGCGCGGCCACGCGCCTGCTCGCGTCGGTCGCCTCCGCCCGCGCGCCGGACATGACCGCCCGCACGGGCGACGGCGTGCTGCACGAGGTCTGGACGGTCGAGGACGACGCCGCCATCCGCGCCTACGCCGATGCGCTCGCGGGCGAGGACGTCTTCATCGCCGACGGGCACCACCGGTACAACACGGCCCTCAACTACCTCCGCTCCCTCGAGGAGCGCGGCGAGGTCCCCGCGGACCACCCCGCCCGCCGCGTGATGATCGTGCTCGTGGGGATGTCCGACCCGGGGCTGGTGATCGGGCCGACGCACCGCGTGCTGGGGGGGATGCGCGACTACTCGGTCGAGCGGTTCATCGAAGAGGCGGCGGGTCTGCTCGACGTGCGCGCGGTGGAGAACGACCCGGCGAAGATCGAGGCCGAGATGCGCAAGGTCGCCTCCGAGGGGCACGAGAACGTCTTCGGGCTGATCGACTTCGCCACGGGGCTGTGCTCCGTCGCCGTGCCCGCCGTCGCCGATCCGCTCGAGGAACAGTTCCCCGACAAGCCCCGGGCATGGCGGACGCTCGACGTCGCGATCGTGCAGCACCTGATCGTCGAGCAGATCTGCGAGCCGATGCTCAACGGCGGCAAGCCGGTGAAGTGGGCGTTCCCGCACTCGGTCGCGGAAGCGATGGAGATCGGGCGGGGCGTCGAGACCGGCGCCGGCGGCGGCGCCGGCTTCGCGCAGCTGGCCGTGATCGTCCGCCCGACGCCGCTGGACGCGGTGCGCGACGTCAGCCGCGCCAACGAGCTCATGCCCCAGAAATCGACCTTCTTCTACCCGAAACTGGCGACCGGCCTGTTCATCAACCCCCTGTCGTAG
- a CDS encoding phosphoribosylformylglycinamidine synthase subunit PurQ: protein MPRALVIRTAGTNCDAEMCRAFALAGAEPGLVHLDRLIADPAGLDAYDLVGLPGGFSYGDDVASGRIFAVKVRERLYPALRAAVERGAPIIGVCNGFQALVQCGLLPGPAKGEAWPTSRAPRQRLSLRDNASARFIDRWVRIRPEPDSVCVWTRSLGAVKSGSDDVLMLPIAHGEGRLVADSPETIAELERNGQVALRYAADVNGSEERIAGVCDASGLVFGLMPHPERYLDWTRHPYWTRLSADVRRGVTPGLSIFRDAVEAASRVSV from the coding sequence ATGCCGCGTGCGCTGGTCATCCGGACGGCGGGAACGAACTGCGACGCGGAGATGTGCCGCGCCTTCGCGCTCGCCGGGGCGGAGCCGGGCCTCGTCCACCTGGACCGTCTCATCGCCGACCCGGCGGGCCTCGACGCCTACGACCTGGTCGGCCTGCCCGGCGGGTTCAGTTACGGCGACGACGTGGCGTCGGGGCGCATCTTCGCGGTGAAGGTCCGCGAGCGGCTCTACCCCGCGCTGCGGGCGGCCGTCGAGCGGGGCGCGCCGATCATCGGCGTGTGCAACGGCTTTCAGGCGCTCGTGCAGTGCGGGCTGCTTCCCGGGCCGGCGAAGGGCGAGGCCTGGCCGACAAGCCGCGCGCCCAGGCAGCGGCTTTCGCTGCGCGACAACGCTTCGGCCCGGTTCATCGACAGGTGGGTGCGCATCCGCCCCGAGCCGGACTCGGTCTGCGTGTGGACGAGGTCGCTGGGGGCGGTGAAGTCCGGCTCGGACGACGTGCTCATGCTGCCGATCGCGCACGGCGAGGGCCGCCTCGTCGCCGACTCGCCGGAGACCATCGCCGAACTCGAGCGCAACGGGCAGGTCGCGCTGCGCTACGCCGCGGATGTGAACGGCTCCGAGGAACGGATCGCCGGCGTGTGCGACGCGAGCGGCCTGGTCTTCGGCCTCATGCCGCACCCGGAGCGCTACCTCGACTGGACGCGCCACCCGTACTGGACGCGGCTGTCCGCCGACGTGCGGCGCGGCGTGACGCCCGGGCTGTCGATCTTCCGCGATGCGGTGGAAGCCGCTTCACGCGTCTCGGTCTGA
- a CDS encoding zinc ribbon domain-containing protein: MSPIDPSMLRPVGEGRPVEPGRSCARCGYDLRGLFVGGNCPECGTLISRAGSKAAVRDSLTLAPLAYLRWLMWVCVGLAVLGPLNGVAFFIAGATRAAWPEALLAVVGLAWAWIVWQVTRPKPHRAGLSESPEKEMLRVRRSARLTQCAWPVAGALKAIAAGMAGAGAPMPAVLPFLILAGVLTVVGFMGFVPLSLWLADLADWAMDTSLGDRLRVVAWMIAFGGSIATIAWSGAAVAAAVGAVVGPFALVGYIATIAALVGLLLLMVAEVQLLNMARWARRNAVAGMDRDLRVAIRKARRFDGTGPKATADAPIPAGAGAHLGPFSPCPNCGYEQEGLPPGAPCPECGREPEGGPGRGIVMRPLKRDPTLDVPIPLSEKPPPRP; encoded by the coding sequence ATGAGCCCCATCGATCCGTCCATGCTGAGGCCGGTGGGGGAGGGTCGGCCTGTCGAGCCGGGGCGGTCGTGCGCCAGGTGCGGGTACGACCTGCGCGGGCTGTTCGTCGGCGGCAACTGCCCCGAGTGCGGGACGCTCATCTCGCGGGCGGGAAGCAAGGCCGCGGTGCGGGACTCGCTCACGCTCGCTCCGCTCGCGTACCTGCGGTGGCTGATGTGGGTGTGTGTCGGCCTGGCGGTGCTCGGGCCGCTGAACGGCGTGGCGTTCTTCATCGCGGGGGCGACGCGCGCCGCCTGGCCCGAGGCGCTGCTGGCGGTGGTGGGCCTCGCGTGGGCGTGGATCGTCTGGCAGGTGACGAGGCCCAAGCCGCACCGTGCCGGGCTGTCCGAGTCGCCCGAGAAGGAGATGCTGCGCGTGCGGCGGTCGGCGCGGCTGACGCAGTGCGCCTGGCCCGTCGCCGGCGCGCTCAAGGCGATCGCGGCCGGCATGGCGGGCGCGGGTGCGCCGATGCCCGCCGTGCTGCCGTTCCTGATCCTCGCGGGCGTGCTCACGGTGGTCGGGTTCATGGGGTTCGTGCCGCTCTCGCTCTGGCTGGCGGATCTCGCGGACTGGGCGATGGACACGTCGCTGGGCGACCGGCTGCGCGTGGTGGCGTGGATGATCGCGTTCGGCGGCTCGATCGCCACGATCGCGTGGAGCGGCGCGGCCGTCGCGGCGGCCGTGGGCGCGGTGGTCGGGCCGTTCGCCCTCGTCGGGTACATCGCGACCATCGCGGCGCTCGTCGGGCTGCTCCTGCTCATGGTCGCGGAGGTCCAGCTGCTCAACATGGCGCGGTGGGCGAGACGGAACGCCGTGGCCGGGATGGACCGCGACCTGCGCGTGGCGATCCGCAAGGCGCGAAGGTTCGACGGCACCGGGCCCAAGGCGACGGCCGACGCGCCGATCCCGGCCGGGGCGGGGGCGCACCTCGGCCCGTTCAGCCCCTGCCCGAACTGCGGGTACGAGCAGGAGGGCCTGCCGCCGGGCGCGCCCTGCCCGGAATGCGGCCGCGAGCCGGAGGGCGGGCCGGGGCGAGGCATCGTGATGCGGCCGCTGAAGCGGGACCCGACGCTGGACGTGCCGATCCCGCTCAGCGAGAAACCGCCGCCCCGGCCGTAG